In Caproiciproducens sp. NJN-50, the following are encoded in one genomic region:
- a CDS encoding NAD(P)/FAD-dependent oxidoreductase, whose translation MYRISELRLELDGSPEDLKKEAAKRLRVAPEAIRSLSLFRKSVDARKRDDVHFVCTAEADCPSARAPRDHRVTKAVPYRYELPVCRALEQRPVVVGFGPAGMFAALILAQAGQRPVVLERGSRVEEREKLVSRFWRDGTLDPECNVQFGEGGAGTFSDGKLNTGTKDPRIRKVLEEFAAAGAPREILWEAKPHIGTDRLPRAVRGIRERILSLGGEILFDTRMTSLLRKDGRVSGVEFRTRRGAPERLETGAVILAVGHSARDTFEELFAAGVPMEPKAFAVGARIEHPQSLIDAAQYGKFAGRPALGAADYKLAVHLENGRGVYTFCMCPGGQVVAAASEPGRLATNGMSRFARDGENANAALLVGVGPEDFGADGPLAGVELQRKLEEAAFRLGGGEYRAPVQRVEDFLERRASVRPGDVVPTYRPGVTPCSLDGCFPDFIADSMREGIRRMDARLRGFAFPDAVLTAVESRSSSPVRILRGEEDGQSPALPGLYPCGEGAGYAGGIVSAAVDGIRCAERILKQLS comes from the coding sequence ATCTATCGGATTTCCGAGCTTCGGCTGGAGCTGGACGGCTCGCCGGAGGACCTGAAAAAAGAGGCCGCGAAACGCCTGCGTGTCGCGCCGGAGGCGATCCGTTCCCTGAGCTTGTTCCGCAAATCGGTCGACGCGCGGAAGAGGGACGACGTCCATTTTGTCTGCACGGCGGAGGCGGACTGCCCCTCGGCGCGGGCGCCGCGCGACCACCGGGTGACGAAAGCGGTGCCTTACCGGTATGAGCTGCCGGTTTGCCGCGCCCTGGAACAGCGGCCCGTGGTTGTGGGATTCGGCCCGGCCGGCATGTTCGCGGCGCTGATCCTGGCACAGGCGGGCCAGCGCCCGGTCGTGCTGGAGCGCGGCTCCCGCGTGGAAGAGCGGGAGAAACTGGTTTCCCGCTTCTGGCGGGATGGGACGCTGGACCCGGAGTGCAACGTGCAGTTCGGAGAAGGGGGCGCGGGAACCTTTTCGGACGGGAAGCTGAACACCGGCACCAAGGACCCGCGCATCCGCAAGGTGCTGGAGGAATTCGCCGCCGCCGGCGCGCCGCGTGAAATCCTCTGGGAGGCGAAGCCGCATATCGGGACGGACCGCCTGCCTCGGGCGGTCCGGGGAATCCGGGAGCGGATCCTGTCGCTCGGCGGGGAGATCCTTTTCGACACGCGGATGACCTCCCTGCTGCGGAAGGACGGGCGTGTTTCCGGCGTGGAATTCCGGACGCGGCGCGGCGCGCCGGAACGGCTCGAAACCGGAGCGGTGATCCTGGCGGTCGGGCACAGCGCGCGGGACACCTTTGAAGAGCTGTTCGCCGCGGGTGTCCCGATGGAGCCGAAGGCGTTTGCCGTCGGCGCGCGGATCGAGCATCCGCAGAGCCTGATCGACGCCGCGCAGTACGGGAAATTCGCGGGCCGCCCCGCGCTTGGGGCGGCGGATTACAAACTCGCCGTCCATCTGGAAAACGGGCGGGGCGTGTACACGTTCTGCATGTGCCCGGGCGGGCAGGTCGTCGCGGCGGCCAGCGAGCCGGGGCGGCTGGCGACCAACGGAATGAGCCGTTTCGCCCGCGACGGGGAAAACGCGAACGCCGCCCTGCTGGTCGGCGTGGGGCCGGAGGATTTCGGGGCGGACGGCCCGCTCGCGGGCGTGGAACTCCAGCGGAAGCTGGAGGAGGCCGCGTTTCGCCTGGGGGGAGGGGAGTACCGCGCCCCCGTGCAGCGCGTGGAGGATTTTCTGGAGCGCCGCGCCTCCGTCCGGCCGGGCGATGTCGTGCCGACCTACCGTCCCGGCGTGACGCCCTGTTCGCTGGACGGCTGCTTTCCTGATTTCATCGCCGATTCCATGCGCGAAGGCATCCGGCGGATGGACGCCCGCCTGCGCGGCTTTGCATTCCCGGATGCGGTTCTGACGGCGGTGGAAAGCCGTTCCTCATCGCCGGTGCGCATCCTGCGCGGGGAGGAGGACGGGCAGTCCCCCGCGCTTCCGGGTCTGTATCCGTGCGGCGAGGGGGCCGGCTACGCGGGGGGCATTGTCTCCGCGGCCGTGGACGGCATCCGGTGCGCGGAGCGGATCCTGAAGCAATTGTCCTGA
- a CDS encoding COG2426 family protein codes for MNPIEVFIEMDQLVTSLIDTFRGIPAELLVFLISLLPLLELRGGILAAGLLHVGMVKAFLLCLAGTLLPVPFILLFFRKILEWLRNTGFVRLVRRLEDKMNRKSKQIEKYKTFGLLLFVAVPLPGTGAWTGSAAAALMGMRFRDALLSVALGCVVADAIMCLLAYGVLGSIW; via the coding sequence ATGAATCCTATCGAGGTATTTATAGAAATGGATCAGCTTGTTACATCGCTCATTGATACCTTTCGGGGAATTCCTGCGGAACTCCTTGTTTTTTTAATTTCCCTGCTGCCTCTTCTTGAACTGAGAGGAGGCATCCTCGCGGCCGGCCTGCTGCACGTGGGCATGGTAAAGGCCTTTCTCCTGTGCCTCGCGGGCACACTGCTGCCGGTGCCTTTTATCCTGCTCTTTTTCCGGAAGATTCTGGAATGGCTGCGCAACACGGGATTTGTCCGCCTGGTGCGGCGGCTTGAGGATAAAATGAATCGCAAGAGCAAACAGATCGAAAAATACAAGACCTTCGGCCTGCTGCTGTTTGTCGCCGTCCCGCTGCCCGGGACCGGCGCGTGGACGGGTTCCGCCGCCGCCGCCCTGATGGGCATGCGCTTTCGGGACGCTCTGCTTTCCGTCGCGCTGGGGTGTGTCGTCGCGGACGCCATCATGTGCCTGCTCGCCTACGGCGTTCTCGGCTCGATCTGGTGA
- a CDS encoding NAD(P)/FAD-dependent oxidoreductase, with protein sequence MRQADLAVVGGGASGLAAALAAAASGKRGSAVVLEKNPRVGKKLLLTGNGRCNLTNRGAGDGSHYHGDAGAREVLDRFPPERILELFQKAGLLCRELDGGRIYPYSLQASSVLNVLRRNLDRFGVEVLCGFDVKDIRKSDGGFLLSSPEGDLPARRVILAAGGSACPQSGSDGGGYSLAKALGHTVVPVYPSLAPVKTDPARVRPLKGVRCPVSAAFRTRGQVVRASAGEVQFTENALSGICIFELSRCFGDLRAPKDAEIALDLFPGYSLERVTGLLRAAAEGAGELSAPQLLEGFLPKALCVELSRYAFGGASGVLRWEDLGRLASAAKDFRFPVRGTFSWDRAQATAGGVPLSELTESLESKKCRGLYLCGELLDVDGDCGGFNLHWAWASGLAAGKAAADSLREKR encoded by the coding sequence ATGCGACAGGCGGATCTTGCCGTCGTGGGCGGGGGCGCCTCCGGTCTGGCGGCGGCCCTCGCCGCGGCGGCGTCCGGAAAACGGGGCTCCGCCGTCGTCCTGGAGAAAAATCCGCGCGTGGGGAAAAAGCTGCTCCTGACCGGCAACGGCCGCTGCAACCTGACCAACCGCGGCGCGGGGGACGGCTCGCATTACCACGGGGACGCGGGGGCGCGCGAGGTGCTGGACCGCTTCCCGCCGGAGCGGATTCTGGAGCTGTTCCAAAAAGCGGGCCTGCTTTGCCGGGAACTGGACGGCGGGCGGATTTATCCATACAGCTTGCAGGCTTCGTCGGTCCTGAATGTTCTGCGGAGGAACCTGGATCGTTTCGGCGTGGAAGTCCTGTGCGGCTTTGACGTGAAAGACATCCGAAAATCGGACGGCGGGTTTCTCCTCTCTTCGCCGGAAGGGGACCTGCCTGCTCGGCGGGTGATCCTCGCGGCGGGCGGCTCGGCCTGCCCGCAGTCCGGCTCGGACGGCGGTGGATACTCACTGGCAAAAGCCCTGGGCCATACAGTTGTCCCGGTGTATCCGTCGCTGGCGCCGGTCAAAACGGACCCCGCGCGGGTCCGTCCCTTAAAGGGCGTGCGCTGTCCGGTGTCGGCGGCGTTTCGGACACGCGGCCAGGTGGTCCGCGCTTCCGCCGGAGAGGTGCAGTTCACGGAAAACGCGCTGTCCGGCATCTGTATCTTTGAGCTTTCCCGCTGCTTTGGGGATCTGCGCGCACCGAAGGACGCGGAAATCGCGCTCGATCTTTTTCCCGGGTATTCATTGGAACGCGTGACGGGATTGCTGCGTGCCGCGGCGGAGGGGGCGGGGGAGCTTTCCGCGCCTCAGCTTTTGGAGGGCTTTCTGCCCAAGGCGCTGTGTGTTGAGCTTTCCAGATACGCGTTTGGCGGCGCGTCCGGGGTGCTGCGGTGGGAGGATCTCGGCCGGCTGGCCTCGGCGGCGAAGGACTTCCGTTTCCCGGTCCGGGGGACGTTTTCCTGGGACCGGGCGCAGGCAACGGCGGGAGGCGTCCCGCTTTCGGAGCTGACGGAGAGTCTGGAGTCGAAAAAATGCCGGGGGCTGTACCTGTGCGGCGAGCTGCTGGACGTCGACGGCGACTGCGGCGGCTTTAACCTACACTGGGCGTGGGCCAGCGGTTTGGCCGCCGGGAAAGCGGCGGCGGATTCTCTGCGTGAAAAGAGATGA
- a CDS encoding PhzF family phenazine biosynthesis protein, with product MNCTYYVVDAFAGRVFKGNPAGVCILNEFPGREAMRNIAAENNLSETAFVVKRNGCYDIRWFTPAEEVDLCGHATLGSAYAISRFVEPGAEKMEFHSMSGTLFAERRGDVFTLDFPSRPPKPVETPDGLPEVLGAGVRETFLSRDLVVLLDSERQVRNLKPDFAKMGNLKGGMGVLVTAKGESTDFVSRCFFPAVGVQEDPVTGSAHCSLIPFWAERLGKSRMTAAQLSARGGLLSCELCGDRVKIGGRAALYLTGEITF from the coding sequence ATGAATTGTACTTATTATGTCGTCGATGCGTTTGCCGGCAGGGTTTTCAAAGGGAACCCCGCCGGGGTCTGCATCCTGAATGAGTTCCCGGGCCGGGAGGCCATGAGGAACATCGCGGCGGAAAACAATCTGTCCGAAACCGCGTTTGTGGTAAAGCGGAACGGTTGTTATGACATCAGATGGTTTACCCCCGCGGAGGAGGTCGACCTGTGCGGCCATGCGACGCTGGGCTCGGCTTATGCGATTTCGCGGTTTGTCGAGCCCGGCGCTGAAAAGATGGAGTTCCATTCCATGAGCGGGACCCTGTTTGCGGAACGCCGAGGGGATGTTTTTACGCTGGATTTTCCTTCGCGGCCGCCGAAACCGGTCGAAACGCCGGACGGCCTTCCGGAGGTTCTGGGAGCCGGGGTGCGGGAAACCTTTCTGTCGCGCGACCTGGTTGTTCTGCTGGATTCCGAGCGGCAGGTGAGGAACCTGAAGCCGGATTTTGCGAAGATGGGGAACCTCAAGGGCGGGATGGGAGTTCTCGTCACCGCGAAGGGGGAAAGCACGGATTTTGTCTCCCGGTGCTTCTTTCCGGCGGTCGGCGTGCAGGAAGATCCCGTCACCGGCTCGGCGCACTGCAGCCTGATTCCGTTTTGGGCGGAACGCCTTGGAAAGAGCCGGATGACGGCGGCGCAGCTTTCCGCGCGGGGAGGCCTGCTTTCCTGCGAATTGTGCGGGGACCGCGTGAAGATCGGCGGCAGGGCCGCGCTGTATCTGACGGGGGAGATTACGTTTTGA
- a CDS encoding LysR family transcriptional regulator: MNLQQLKLIIAVSETGSISKAAGKMFLSQPNASETIKALEKELGFSIFWRAHTGISLTRKGEQFLEHARIMVHHADQMYEIGRGSPPHRFFLGVSSYTPLIEAFLALCRKCGHEPKAELSCREVDVSGGLHSLYQLSLDLLAIVLSTQNLDTVRETASGHNLSMMEICDLPVNVNLRREHPLAEAGPLDLERLRNYPYVDYFSQSVLDMVNQLIVVGKKIRFKSCIKVDERNLRCQIVGTTDAFSIGCRLPKEILNQFGLVSFQLPVEPMKLVVIFRRGEQMNADIQQYIRLLKMEMDDLI, from the coding sequence ATGAATCTTCAGCAGCTGAAGCTTATCATTGCCGTGAGTGAAACCGGTTCTATTTCAAAGGCGGCAGGCAAGATGTTTCTTTCGCAGCCGAATGCCAGTGAAACCATCAAGGCACTGGAAAAAGAGCTTGGTTTTTCCATTTTCTGGCGGGCTCACACGGGGATTTCACTGACGCGCAAGGGAGAACAGTTTTTGGAGCACGCGCGGATTATGGTTCATCACGCGGATCAGATGTATGAGATCGGCCGCGGCAGTCCGCCGCATCGCTTTTTTCTCGGCGTCTCCAGCTACACCCCCTTGATTGAGGCGTTTCTCGCTCTGTGCCGGAAGTGCGGGCATGAGCCGAAAGCGGAGCTGTCCTGCCGGGAGGTGGATGTTTCGGGCGGGCTTCATTCCCTTTACCAGCTGAGTTTGGATTTGCTGGCGATCGTTCTCTCAACGCAGAACTTAGACACCGTCCGCGAGACGGCCTCCGGCCATAATCTGTCCATGATGGAAATCTGTGACCTTCCGGTGAATGTCAATCTGCGCCGGGAGCATCCGCTGGCTGAGGCTGGGCCGCTGGATCTCGAGAGGCTCCGAAATTATCCATATGTCGATTATTTTTCACAGAGCGTGCTGGATATGGTAAACCAGCTTATTGTAGTGGGAAAAAAGATCCGGTTTAAATCCTGTATCAAAGTGGACGAAAGAAATCTCCGCTGCCAAATTGTCGGCACCACCGACGCTTTCAGCATCGGATGCCGGCTCCCGAAGGAAATCCTGAATCAGTTCGGACTGGTCAGCTTCCAGCTGCCGGTTGAACCGATGAAGCTTGTCGTCATTTTCCGCCGAGGGGAGCAAATGAACGCGGATATCCAGCAGTATATCCGGTTACTGAAAATGGAGATGGATGACCTGATCTGA
- a CDS encoding TetR/AcrR family transcriptional regulator yields MGLRQRQKENRRKEILDCSLNLFIRRGYEGTSTREISRALGISSGLLFHYYDTKERLYLEHLKTALDGIRMMEEYLLLPLSPIQIFHEIAEAALSYFAISPATAKVFLLARQALTADYLTEEMKETVREMNIADRFVPTVRAGQKAGEIRAGDPRSLALCFFSAMESAAENAVCFPSVPMPEADWLVDLIKA; encoded by the coding sequence ATGGGCCTTCGGCAAAGACAGAAGGAAAACCGCCGCAAGGAAATTCTCGACTGCAGCCTGAACCTGTTTATCCGGCGCGGCTACGAGGGAACCAGCACGCGTGAGATCTCCCGTGCGCTCGGCATCAGTTCCGGGCTGCTGTTCCACTACTACGACACGAAGGAACGGCTTTATTTGGAACACTTGAAAACCGCTCTGGACGGGATCCGGATGATGGAGGAATACCTTCTTCTTCCTTTGAGCCCGATTCAGATTTTTCATGAGATCGCGGAGGCCGCGCTTTCCTATTTCGCGATCTCGCCCGCGACGGCGAAAGTTTTCCTTCTTGCAAGGCAGGCCCTTACCGCCGATTACCTGACGGAGGAAATGAAGGAAACGGTCCGGGAGATGAATATTGCCGACCGGTTCGTGCCGACGGTCAGAGCCGGGCAGAAGGCGGGCGAGATTCGGGCGGGCGACCCCCGGAGCCTCGCGCTCTGCTTTTTCTCCGCAATGGAAAGCGCGGCGGAAAACGCCGTTTGTTTCCCTTCGGTGCCGATGCCGGAGGCGGATTGGCTGGTCGATCTGATCAAAGCCTGA
- a CDS encoding aminotransferase class I/II-fold pyridoxal phosphate-dependent enzyme produces MEFSKRMRHFETGVFSALSEMKRERTAKGESVIDFSIGSPNIPPARHVVDALSRGVQDPGSYEYAITDGEELLDAVCTWYRRRYGVELEHSEITSLLGSQDGLAHLSLAIADPGDLVLVPDPGYPIFGDGPLLAGAELYRMPQKEENGWIVDLNAVPEEAAKRAKLMVVSYPNNPVTSIAPPSFYRELVDYAKTYDIIVLHDNAYSELVFDGARCGSFLETPGAKEVGIEFNSLSKTYGLAGARIGFAVGNRSVISKLKALKSNLDYGMFLPVQKAAVAALTGPQDCVERTRAAYERRRDVLVEGLNAAGWEIPKPRATMFVWAKIPAPYSDSAAFVGDLFQKTGVLVTPGSAFGPSGEGHVRMALVRSEEEMGRAVRAIERSGILKQG; encoded by the coding sequence TTGGAATTTTCCAAACGGATGCGTCACTTTGAAACGGGCGTTTTTTCCGCGCTGTCTGAGATGAAGCGGGAAAGGACCGCGAAGGGAGAATCGGTGATCGATTTCAGCATCGGTTCGCCGAACATTCCTCCGGCCCGGCATGTGGTCGACGCGCTGTCGCGGGGCGTTCAGGACCCAGGCAGCTATGAATACGCCATCACGGACGGCGAAGAGCTGCTGGATGCCGTCTGCACATGGTACCGGCGCCGATACGGAGTCGAACTGGAGCATTCGGAGATCACTTCGCTGTTGGGCTCGCAGGACGGGTTGGCGCACCTTTCGCTCGCCATTGCCGACCCGGGCGACCTCGTTCTGGTGCCGGACCCCGGCTACCCGATCTTCGGGGACGGGCCGCTGCTGGCCGGGGCGGAGCTGTACCGGATGCCGCAGAAGGAGGAAAACGGCTGGATCGTCGACCTGAACGCCGTGCCGGAGGAGGCCGCCAAACGCGCAAAGCTGATGGTGGTTTCCTATCCCAACAATCCCGTAACCAGCATCGCGCCGCCGTCCTTTTATCGGGAACTGGTGGATTACGCGAAAACCTACGATATCATCGTGCTTCACGACAACGCTTACAGCGAACTGGTTTTCGACGGCGCCCGATGCGGCAGTTTCCTTGAGACCCCCGGCGCGAAAGAAGTCGGAATCGAGTTTAATTCGCTTTCCAAAACCTATGGCCTGGCGGGCGCGCGAATCGGTTTTGCCGTCGGGAACCGGAGTGTGATTTCCAAGCTGAAGGCGCTCAAATCCAATCTGGATTACGGCATGTTCCTGCCGGTTCAGAAAGCCGCCGTTGCGGCGCTGACCGGCCCTCAGGACTGCGTGGAACGGACAAGGGCCGCCTATGAGCGCCGCAGGGACGTGCTGGTGGAGGGCCTGAACGCCGCCGGATGGGAAATTCCAAAGCCGAGGGCGACGATGTTTGTCTGGGCGAAGATTCCGGCGCCGTATTCGGACAGCGCCGCGTTCGTCGGCGACCTTTTTCAGAAGACCGGCGTGCTGGTGACGCCCGGCTCGGCGTTCGGGCCTTCCGGGGAAGGGCACGTCCGCATGGCTCTGGTCCGAAGCGAAGAGGAAATGGGGCGGGCGGTCAGAGCGATCGAACGGAGCGGAATTCTGAAGCAGGGATGA
- a CDS encoding SLC13 family permease, with protein sequence MTTQLIICLLIFAATLVSFIAGKFSMATTAVISMLLLVLTGCTDPETALSGFSNSNTIIMATMFVVSAGFSRTQMVSRMSHLVARISKGSFTKILAGYVLIIAVLTQFIQSSMACFSIVFPLACAICDEMGYSRSKMIFPIGIVSISTVSILPFGNSAVMYLTNNGYLESYHYTAYLFKMLDPMIARLPGMILIILYAIFFAPRLAPEKPVLEISTVESKFSAGDGRLSPLQEILGYVSFFGIVIMLLTQPLHNIPSWEITTIGAVIMVASGILRPRDAYQAMGLGGMVLLYAGMLALGSALTTTGAGSLVGNFLAGMVGNSRNNYVIGLLFFITPFILTQFMMNVAVVNIFIPIAIITSKSLACNPLGLIMLVWIASLTAFMTPMATPTVSMVMGLGGYDQKTMLKMSWLPAILMCVVNVFWVMTVFPAF encoded by the coding sequence GTGACTACACAGCTCATCATATGTCTGCTGATCTTTGCCGCCACGCTTGTCAGCTTCATCGCAGGTAAATTCAGCATGGCGACCACGGCGGTCATAAGCATGCTCCTGCTGGTGCTGACCGGGTGCACTGATCCTGAAACCGCCCTGTCGGGGTTTTCAAACTCCAACACGATCATCATGGCAACCATGTTCGTGGTTTCGGCGGGCTTCAGCCGCACGCAGATGGTCTCCAGAATGTCTCATCTGGTGGCAAGGATCAGCAAGGGCTCCTTTACGAAAATCCTGGCAGGGTATGTGCTCATCATCGCTGTTCTGACCCAGTTCATCCAAAGCTCCATGGCATGCTTCAGCATTGTGTTTCCACTGGCGTGCGCCATTTGCGATGAAATGGGGTACAGTCGGTCCAAAATGATTTTCCCGATCGGCATCGTCTCCATCTCCACCGTTTCCATCCTGCCGTTTGGCAACAGCGCGGTGATGTACCTGACGAACAACGGCTATCTGGAATCTTATCATTACACCGCTTACCTGTTCAAAATGCTGGATCCCATGATCGCCCGTTTGCCGGGCATGATCCTGATTATCCTCTATGCCATCTTTTTCGCCCCCAGGCTGGCCCCGGAAAAGCCGGTGCTGGAAATCAGCACGGTGGAAAGCAAATTTTCCGCCGGGGACGGCAGGCTTTCCCCCTTACAGGAGATTCTCGGGTATGTGTCGTTTTTCGGGATTGTCATCATGCTGCTGACACAGCCCCTGCATAACATTCCTTCCTGGGAGATTACGACCATCGGGGCCGTTATCATGGTCGCCTCCGGCATCCTGCGGCCAAGGGACGCCTACCAGGCGATGGGCCTGGGCGGCATGGTGCTTCTGTATGCCGGCATGCTCGCCCTCGGCAGCGCGCTGACAACCACCGGAGCCGGCTCCCTCGTCGGCAATTTCCTGGCCGGCATGGTAGGGAATTCCCGCAACAACTATGTGATCGGCCTGCTCTTCTTCATCACGCCTTTCATCTTGACGCAGTTTATGATGAACGTGGCCGTCGTGAATATCTTTATTCCGATCGCGATCATCACCAGCAAATCCCTGGCGTGCAACCCGCTCGGCCTGATCATGCTGGTGTGGATCGCCTCCCTGACCGCCTTTATGACCCCGATGGCGACGCCGACCGTCTCCATGGTGATGGGCCTCGGCGGATACGACCAGAAAACCATGTTGAAAATGAGCTGGCTGCCCGCCATTCTGATGTGCGTCGTCAACGTTTTCTGGGTCATGACGGTGTTTCCCGCATTTTAA
- a CDS encoding GNAT family N-acetyltransferase, with amino-acid sequence MPDFIIRPIRKEDAESLNEMRRMPEVFYNTLAVPSGRIQETERFIAGLGPDSHQFAAVVPEESGREKVIGTVGLNVISSPRMRHSATLNIMVHRDYQNQGVGAALMKTALDLADNWLMLVRVELGVYADNERAIHLYKKMGFEVEGTKRKSVIRDGTYVDELVMGRIRNVQAG; translated from the coding sequence ATGCCGGATTTTATCATCAGGCCCATTCGGAAGGAAGACGCCGAGAGCCTCAACGAAATGCGCAGAATGCCGGAAGTATTTTACAACACGCTGGCGGTGCCTTCCGGGCGGATCCAAGAGACGGAGAGATTCATCGCCGGGCTTGGGCCGGACAGCCACCAGTTTGCCGCCGTCGTTCCCGAGGAAAGCGGCAGGGAAAAAGTGATCGGCACAGTCGGACTGAATGTCATCTCGAGCCCCCGGATGCGCCACTCGGCCACCCTGAACATCATGGTCCACAGGGACTATCAAAATCAGGGCGTCGGCGCCGCGCTGATGAAAACCGCGCTGGATCTGGCCGACAACTGGCTGATGCTGGTGCGGGTCGAACTCGGCGTTTACGCGGACAATGAGCGCGCCATCCATCTTTACAAAAAGATGGGGTTCGAAGTGGAAGGCACAAAACGGAAGTCGGTCATCCGGGACGGAACCTATGTGGACGAGCTGGTCATGGGCCGGATCCGGAACGTTCAGGCCGGATAG
- a CDS encoding amidohydrolase, which yields MYNEIIQMAEEMKPVLSERRRDLHRYPELGWCEMRTSSLVARGLKDLGFDEVLAGRDVCDAASRMGLPPEEELERQYRRAVEQGADPEFLPATHGGFTGVIGILRCGEGPTVALRFDIDALPLTETRNASHLPNTEGFASRNPGVMHACGHDGHTTIGLGTAKILAAIRGQLHGTLKLIFQPAEEGVRGAKSIVENGHLDGVDYVLGAHLSGGTDATAGSIGAGRGTTLATTKMDVTFSGKATHAGLSPEKGKNAMLAAATAVLNLHAIPRFGGVSTRINVGKLVAGSGRNMICDHAKLELEVRGGSPEANQYMEDYTRRIISASAEMHGCKAATEFVGVAKCSVNSPELAARVRKIVREEAGIPTLSAPDGLMGSEDYSYLSERVQRQGGQSCYFTNIVRCAGSFHSPEFDFDEMGLVNGVKAFSIIAADLMNP from the coding sequence ATGTATAATGAAATTATTCAGATGGCTGAAGAAATGAAGCCCGTCCTTTCGGAGCGGCGGCGCGACCTGCACCGGTACCCGGAGCTTGGGTGGTGTGAAATGCGCACCTCCTCCCTCGTCGCGCGCGGGCTGAAGGACCTGGGGTTCGACGAGGTTCTGGCGGGCCGTGACGTCTGCGATGCGGCAAGCCGCATGGGACTCCCACCGGAGGAAGAGCTGGAGCGCCAGTACCGGCGGGCCGTGGAACAGGGCGCCGACCCGGAATTCCTGCCGGCCACGCATGGCGGCTTTACCGGCGTGATTGGAATCCTCCGCTGCGGGGAAGGGCCCACGGTCGCGCTGCGGTTCGACATCGACGCTCTTCCGCTGACGGAAACGCGCAACGCTTCCCACCTGCCCAACACGGAGGGCTTTGCCTCCCGCAATCCGGGCGTCATGCACGCCTGCGGCCACGACGGCCACACCACGATCGGCTTGGGAACCGCGAAAATCCTAGCCGCGATCCGGGGGCAGCTGCACGGTACGTTGAAGCTGATCTTCCAGCCCGCGGAGGAGGGAGTCCGGGGGGCAAAATCCATTGTGGAAAACGGCCATCTCGACGGGGTGGACTACGTCCTGGGCGCTCATCTCAGCGGCGGAACGGATGCAACCGCAGGCTCTATCGGCGCGGGGCGCGGCACCACGCTGGCGACCACGAAAATGGATGTCACCTTTTCGGGCAAAGCCACGCATGCGGGACTGTCCCCTGAAAAGGGCAAAAACGCCATGTTGGCGGCGGCAACCGCGGTTCTGAATCTGCATGCCATCCCCCGCTTCGGCGGCGTTTCAACCCGGATTAATGTCGGAAAGCTGGTAGCCGGCAGCGGCCGAAACATGATTTGCGACCATGCGAAGCTGGAACTGGAGGTGCGCGGCGGCTCTCCGGAAGCCAATCAATACATGGAGGACTACACCCGGCGCATCATAAGTGCTTCCGCCGAAATGCATGGCTGCAAGGCAGCAACCGAATTTGTTGGGGTTGCAAAATGCTCCGTCAACTCTCCCGAGTTGGCGGCAAGGGTGAGAAAAATCGTACGGGAGGAAGCGGGAATTCCCACCCTTTCAGCTCCCGATGGACTTATGGGCAGCGAAGACTACTCTTATCTCTCGGAGCGCGTTCAGCGGCAGGGAGGGCAATCCTGTTACTTTACGAATATTGTTCGCTGCGCCGGTTCTTTTCACAGCCCCGAGTTTGATTTTGACGAGATGGGGCTGGTCAACGGCGTCAAGGCATTCAGCATTATAGCGGCCGATCTGATGAATCCATAA
- a CDS encoding SdpI family protein: MEGEVLIDVLMFVFTGFILLVGWLVRNHHSEYPDTFCGYHVGKIAMKSNKAWTDANRWCGDLLLKSGFVFLLPDLAASYLFHILRAEETLWGLPFSYLIAAVLVPAILGIAVTEGRLRKRYRPDGTLKEENNQ, translated from the coding sequence TTGGAAGGCGAAGTTCTGATCGATGTCCTGATGTTTGTGTTCACGGGGTTTATTCTTCTGGTCGGCTGGCTGGTCCGGAACCATCATTCTGAATACCCGGATACGTTTTGCGGATACCATGTGGGAAAAATCGCCATGAAAAGCAACAAGGCCTGGACCGACGCGAACCGCTGGTGCGGCGATTTGCTGTTAAAATCCGGCTTCGTCTTTCTTTTGCCGGACCTTGCGGCTTCCTATCTGTTCCATATCCTGCGGGCGGAAGAGACTCTTTGGGGTCTGCCCTTTTCCTATCTGATCGCGGCGGTCTTGGTCCCTGCGATTCTCGGCATTGCGGTCACGGAGGGCCGGCTTAGGAAAAGATATCGTCCGGATGGAACGCTGAAAGAGGAGAATAACCAATGA